The following nucleotide sequence is from Diospyros lotus cultivar Yz01 chromosome 3, ASM1463336v1, whole genome shotgun sequence.
agttaggtAGCAAAAAAACGTCTCGTACTCTTGGCCCTATGGATACATTTGCAAGCTCCATCAGCcctgaaacttgtttgagtgcgagaatgacccaaaggcaacaaactattagtgaagcactatttaaagagagaacacagtctgttcgtgaatattgtgctagatggATGTATGAAactggtatacctttcaatgcgATTGAcaatgatagcttcaaattgtttgttgaggcggttAGTCAATTTGGGCCGGGCTTCAAACCTCCCAGTCAATACCAATTCAAGGAACCGCTATTAAAGGGGGAAGTTGACAGAATAAAAGAGTTAttaaagaagcatgaagaagagtgggcacgaaCTAGGTGCTCCATTATAACAGATGCTTGGACAGATAGAAAAAggaggagcatcatgaacctatgtgttaattctaatgcaggtactgctttcctttcttctagaGAGTCCAAGTGAACTtatctttgagtatgtggataaatgcattaagcaagttgggccacaaaatgtCATCCAAGTAGTAACCGACAATGCTGCCAATAATATGGGAGTggcaaaattattgaaggtgaagaggccaaatatcttttggacctcatgtgctacttacaccatcaatttgatgcttgaaagtattggaaaactgccgaagtataagaaagtcattgatcatgccaagagtttcacaatcttcatttatgcacaccataagaccttgtccttaatgaggtcatttacgaagaagagggatatagtgagaccaGGAGTCACTAGATTCGCTTCTACTTTCTTGACTTTACAGagtttgatgaagaaaaaggcCCAACTAAGGGCAATGTTTACCAGCTCTGAATGGGAGGAGTGCAAATGGTCAAAGATTGTTAAAAGGAAAAAAGCCTATGCTACTGTGACGAGCATtgctttttggaatggtgtgactATATGCCTTAAagtttttgcacctttggtgaaggtgcttcgaattgttgatgcggatagaaagccttctatgggctttttatgtggagagattaagcaagcaaaggaagatattaaggaggccttaaataatcttgaaaagaactataagcctattatggagattattgaagtaagggtaaaagataggctagatagtccactacattttgtagcttaccttttgaatccctactactttttcaaggatatggatatacaacttgataatgaagtgatagatgggctttttaactgtgtggagatgttttatcattatgatggtgaattgcaaggccatgttataaatgttgagttgccaaagtatactcgtaaaaatggagcttttggaaaatcatgggcaactcaagggtgtgcgaaaaatgatgataattataatccaggtataaaatttctttaatcctttctattgtgtattagtgtataaattaaatttgtttactttatacttgtttgacctatgtagttacatggtggatgacttatggaaatcaaactccaaacttgcaacgaatggcgaAAAAGATTCTCTCGTTAACCACTAGTTCatccggttgtgaaagaaattagagcacttttgaaggggttagtgtatatatgaattatatttatttactatcaattagttatccttattcagttatcatttatattgatattgct
It contains:
- the LOC127797425 gene encoding uncharacterized protein LOC127797425, translating into MKKKAQLRAMFTSSEWEECKWSKIVKRKKAYATVTSIAFWNGVTICLKVFAPLVKVLRIVDADRKPSMGFLCGEIKQAKEDIKEALNNLEKNYKPIMEIIEVRVKDRLDSPLHFVAYLLNPYYFFKDMDIQLDNEVIDGLFNCVEMFYHYDGELQGHVINVELPKYTRKNGAFGKSWATQGCAKNDDNYNPVTWWMTYGNQTPNLQRMAKKILSLTTSSSGCERN